A genomic region of uncultured Paludibaculum sp. contains the following coding sequences:
- a CDS encoding HAD family hydrolase: MAAGKVVFLFDVDNTLLNHDRVSADLRRHLDGTIGVERARRYWQLFEEIRAELGYADYLGALQRYRIEYPHEPNLLAVSYYLSGYPFANRLFPGSLDAVAHVQQWGAAVILTDGDVVFQPQKVFRAGLYEAFDKNVLIYVHKELELADVEQRYPAEHYVVVDDKLRILAAIKRAWGQKVTTVFVRQGHYALDAKANAQYEAADVTLEHIGALVEWPLERILEAAG; encoded by the coding sequence ATGGCAGCCGGCAAAGTAGTCTTCCTCTTTGATGTCGACAATACGCTGCTGAATCACGACCGGGTGTCCGCCGATCTGCGGCGGCACCTGGACGGGACCATTGGCGTGGAACGGGCGCGCCGCTACTGGCAGCTCTTTGAAGAAATCCGGGCCGAGTTGGGGTATGCGGATTACCTGGGTGCGCTGCAGAGGTATCGCATCGAGTATCCACACGAACCGAACCTGCTGGCCGTTTCGTACTACCTGTCCGGGTATCCGTTTGCGAACCGGCTGTTTCCTGGATCGTTGGACGCGGTGGCGCATGTGCAGCAGTGGGGCGCCGCGGTGATCCTGACGGATGGAGACGTGGTGTTCCAACCGCAGAAAGTCTTCCGTGCGGGGCTGTACGAGGCCTTCGATAAAAATGTGCTGATCTACGTCCACAAGGAGCTGGAGCTGGCGGATGTGGAGCAACGGTATCCAGCCGAGCACTATGTGGTGGTGGACGACAAGCTGCGGATCCTGGCAGCGATCAAGCGGGCGTGGGGTCAGAAGGTGACGACTGTGTTTGTGCGGCAGGGGCACTACGCGCTGGATGCGAAGGCGAATGCGCAGTATGAGGCGGCCGATGTGACCCTGGAGCACATAGGGGCGCTGGTGGAGTGGCCGCTGGAGAGGATTCTGGAAGCGGCTGGGTAG
- a CDS encoding alpha/beta hydrolase-fold protein yields the protein MSRLILALLIAAAAFAQPAARRIVSPEISVDRHITFRLSAPKATEVVLHFGEGALQTHAMTKGEAGIWSVTIGPIEPEIYTYSFLVDGTKVIDLANPIAKIGATIDASVVEIPGDPPRFDQVQAVPHGSMDIHTYPSAVSKTQRGLYVYVPAEYYSEPRKRFPVLYLWHGGGGAELDWSRDGRAGVILDNLIAGKKAVPMLIVMPNNVSGAPAPGVTPSVVPAAGGPGAANYPLLQRELLEEIIPFVAGHYRTIENRESRAMAGLSAGGGTTMNVGLTSLDAFAWIAEFSSGIFGGVASYGPFDIEKIAPGFYSDPSAINRKLKLFYMSCGTEDPRMPFHKKALQDFQSHQIKVTFAEFPGAHEWKVWRHSLADLAPRLFR from the coding sequence ATGAGCAGGCTGATCCTCGCCCTCCTCATTGCGGCCGCCGCATTCGCACAACCAGCCGCCCGCCGCATCGTCTCTCCGGAGATTTCGGTCGATCGTCACATCACGTTCCGCCTTAGTGCCCCCAAGGCAACGGAGGTCGTTTTGCATTTCGGCGAGGGCGCGCTGCAAACGCACGCCATGACCAAGGGAGAAGCCGGTATTTGGAGCGTCACCATTGGTCCGATTGAGCCCGAGATCTATACGTATTCCTTCCTCGTCGATGGGACGAAGGTGATCGACCTGGCAAATCCAATCGCGAAGATCGGCGCAACGATTGATGCCAGCGTGGTGGAGATCCCAGGCGATCCGCCGCGCTTCGACCAGGTTCAGGCCGTGCCCCACGGCTCGATGGACATTCACACGTACCCGTCCGCAGTCAGCAAGACACAGCGCGGCCTGTATGTGTACGTACCCGCGGAGTATTACAGTGAGCCCCGGAAACGCTTCCCGGTCCTGTATCTCTGGCATGGGGGCGGCGGCGCCGAGCTGGATTGGAGCCGCGATGGCCGGGCGGGCGTGATCCTCGACAACCTGATCGCGGGGAAGAAGGCCGTGCCGATGCTGATCGTCATGCCGAACAACGTGAGCGGCGCACCCGCGCCGGGCGTAACGCCGAGCGTCGTGCCAGCCGCCGGCGGCCCGGGCGCAGCGAACTACCCGCTGCTCCAGCGCGAACTACTGGAAGAGATCATTCCCTTCGTGGCCGGACACTACCGCACGATTGAGAACAGGGAGAGCCGGGCGATGGCCGGCCTCTCGGCCGGCGGAGGCACCACGATGAATGTCGGCCTGACGAGCCTCGACGCCTTTGCCTGGATCGCCGAGTTCAGCTCCGGAATCTTCGGCGGCGTCGCGAGCTATGGCCCGTTCGACATCGAGAAGATCGCTCCGGGCTTCTACAGCGACCCATCGGCGATCAACCGGAAGCTGAAGCTCTTCTATATGTCCTGTGGCACGGAGGACCCCCGCATGCCGTTCCACAAGAAGGCACTGCAGGACTTCCAGAGCCACCAGATCAAAGTGACCTTCGCCGAGTTTCCTGGGGCGCACGAGTGGAAAGTGTGGCGGCACTCACTCGCCGACCTCGCTCCGCGGCTGTTTCGTTAG
- a CDS encoding amidohydrolase family protein: MHRRTFLTTILPAAAATSQLTAQPEPQWGGPVLDTHLHIRADADACFTHMQGCGVTHAVLLTPVADQERAKAEMAKRPGHFVRSVRIDPSAPESGKALRDAVKNGVVSVGELKFHLALDSPEMRRVYDIAAELQVPVMMHIQTFPHFDGELPYNTGYPQFHKVLRAYPRTTFIGHGDLFWAHISADVPTDRGYPAGPIKPGGLTDRWLSDFPNLYADMSANSGNNALSRDQDFSRGFINRHKTKLIFGSDCSCADGKGAGISQNKNPEASRLAGKCVARETLGLLQRLASPQVFRAITWENGVKLFKVKV; this comes from the coding sequence ATGCACCGCAGAACATTTCTCACGACGATTCTGCCGGCCGCCGCCGCAACCTCGCAGTTGACGGCGCAGCCGGAACCACAGTGGGGCGGCCCTGTCCTGGATACGCACCTTCACATCCGGGCCGACGCGGACGCGTGCTTCACGCACATGCAAGGTTGCGGCGTGACGCATGCGGTGCTGCTGACACCCGTGGCCGATCAGGAGCGCGCCAAGGCGGAGATGGCCAAGCGGCCCGGCCATTTCGTGCGCTCGGTGCGAATCGATCCGTCAGCGCCCGAATCCGGCAAGGCCTTGCGAGACGCGGTGAAGAACGGAGTGGTGAGCGTCGGTGAGCTAAAGTTCCACCTGGCGCTGGATTCGCCGGAGATGCGGCGCGTTTACGACATCGCCGCCGAGTTGCAGGTCCCGGTGATGATGCACATTCAGACCTTCCCGCACTTTGACGGTGAGCTTCCCTACAACACGGGCTATCCGCAATTCCACAAGGTGCTACGCGCCTATCCACGAACGACGTTTATCGGACACGGCGACCTATTTTGGGCCCACATCAGCGCCGACGTTCCGACGGATCGCGGGTATCCCGCCGGACCGATCAAACCCGGAGGGCTGACGGACCGCTGGCTGTCTGACTTTCCAAACCTGTATGCGGACATGTCGGCGAACTCCGGAAACAACGCACTGTCCAGGGATCAGGATTTCTCGCGCGGCTTCATCAACCGGCACAAGACCAAATTGATCTTCGGCAGCGACTGCAGTTGCGCCGACGGCAAGGGCGCGGGCATCTCGCAGAACAAGAATCCCGAGGCAAGCCGACTCGCGGGCAAGTGTGTGGCCCGCGAGACGCTGGGCCTGCTGCAACGCCTGGCATCACCCCAGGTGTTTCGAGCCATCACGTGGGAGAACGGTGTGAAGTTGTTCAAGGTGAAAGTCTGA
- a CDS encoding GDSL-type esterase/lipase family protein — protein MPSRPSRLFRSMPLLFAASMLFAVNGQSPEPKNWTAAEDHRNMMEQLGIKALRPGPSGNENVPNHANYDESAANPFPDYPAILTLKNGQPVTTAEAWWKQRRPEIVEDFDREVLGRVPPVVPKITWTVTKTVNDMVGPYPVVAKELTGRADNSLCPSISVEIQMVLVTPAWTKKPVPVMMMFGRAALPSTPLPAAFARFAAMAGTDPPSTMQLIAAGWGYAMVNPGSVQADNGAGLTKGIIGLVNKGQPRKPDDWGALRAWGWGASRGLDYLETDPAVDAKHVGIEGVSRYGKAALVTMAYDSRFALVLVGSSGEGGTKPHRRNFGEAVENLTGSGEYHWMAGNFLKYGAAEATFGSKNAGDLPVDSHELIALCAPRLTFISYGIPEKGDAKWLDQQGSFMATVAAGSVFRLLGAKDIGVTGDYRTVKMPPVNVSLLDGQLAWRQHDGGHTDGPNWKYFIPWANRFIQYVGDPPPPIAADVPAPRLDANSIVAHGQLVEKAKKGRIDIYFEGDSITRRWGATDYPELLANWKRNFSGWNAADFGWGGDRTQNILWRLNNGELEGVNPKVVVLMAGTNNISGKTPQGSEAAVVSDVTRGLRAVLEAIKSKAPGATVIVTGIFPRNDNMAAVPVIDRINANLARMADGTKVRYLNVNDKLADSNGVLKPGMMGVDKLHPVEPAYQIWADALKPIFQELLGPPAQEDLAPPPTGDPSAHR, from the coding sequence ATGCCTAGCCGCCCCAGCCGCCTGTTCCGCTCAATGCCCCTGTTGTTCGCTGCTTCGATGCTGTTCGCAGTGAACGGCCAATCGCCTGAACCAAAGAATTGGACCGCCGCTGAGGACCATCGCAATATGATGGAGCAGCTTGGCATCAAGGCCTTGCGACCCGGTCCGAGCGGGAACGAGAACGTCCCGAATCACGCAAATTATGACGAAAGCGCCGCCAATCCGTTTCCGGATTACCCCGCCATTCTGACGTTGAAGAACGGGCAGCCCGTCACGACGGCGGAGGCGTGGTGGAAGCAGCGTCGGCCTGAGATCGTTGAAGACTTCGATCGCGAGGTGCTGGGCCGGGTTCCTCCCGTCGTTCCCAAGATCACGTGGACCGTCACCAAGACAGTGAACGACATGGTGGGTCCCTATCCCGTCGTCGCGAAGGAGCTCACCGGGCGCGCCGATAACAGTTTGTGCCCGTCGATCAGCGTGGAGATCCAAATGGTGCTGGTGACTCCGGCGTGGACAAAGAAGCCGGTGCCCGTGATGATGATGTTCGGCCGGGCGGCATTGCCTTCCACGCCGCTGCCGGCGGCTTTTGCGCGTTTTGCGGCCATGGCAGGCACGGATCCGCCATCGACCATGCAGCTGATCGCCGCCGGCTGGGGCTACGCGATGGTCAATCCCGGCAGCGTACAGGCGGACAACGGCGCGGGGCTGACCAAGGGCATCATCGGGCTGGTCAACAAGGGCCAGCCTAGGAAGCCGGATGACTGGGGGGCGTTGCGCGCGTGGGGCTGGGGCGCTTCCAGAGGTCTGGATTATCTCGAGACCGATCCGGCCGTCGATGCGAAGCATGTGGGCATTGAGGGTGTGTCGCGCTACGGAAAAGCGGCGCTGGTCACGATGGCATATGATTCACGGTTCGCGCTGGTGCTCGTGGGATCGTCGGGGGAAGGCGGGACCAAGCCGCACCGCCGCAATTTTGGCGAGGCCGTGGAGAACCTCACCGGCTCGGGCGAATACCACTGGATGGCCGGTAATTTCCTGAAGTATGGCGCGGCGGAAGCCACATTTGGGAGCAAGAACGCGGGCGACCTGCCGGTGGACTCGCATGAGCTGATCGCGCTGTGCGCGCCGCGGCTCACGTTCATCAGCTATGGGATTCCAGAGAAGGGTGACGCAAAGTGGCTCGACCAGCAGGGCAGCTTCATGGCTACGGTAGCCGCGGGCTCGGTATTCCGTCTGCTTGGCGCGAAGGATATCGGCGTGACCGGTGACTACCGGACAGTCAAAATGCCGCCGGTGAACGTGAGTCTGTTGGACGGCCAACTCGCCTGGCGGCAGCACGACGGGGGACACACGGATGGCCCGAACTGGAAGTACTTCATCCCATGGGCGAACAGGTTCATTCAGTATGTAGGTGATCCACCTCCTCCTATCGCGGCCGATGTTCCGGCGCCGAGGCTCGATGCGAACTCGATCGTCGCGCATGGCCAACTGGTGGAAAAGGCCAAGAAGGGCCGCATTGACATCTATTTCGAGGGCGATTCCATCACACGGCGCTGGGGCGCCACCGACTATCCCGAACTGCTGGCGAACTGGAAGCGGAACTTCTCGGGCTGGAACGCTGCCGACTTCGGATGGGGTGGCGATCGGACTCAGAACATCCTGTGGCGCCTCAATAACGGAGAACTGGAAGGCGTGAACCCGAAGGTGGTTGTTCTGATGGCAGGCACCAACAATATCAGCGGGAAGACGCCTCAGGGCTCGGAAGCGGCCGTTGTTTCGGATGTCACTCGAGGGTTGCGGGCCGTGCTGGAGGCCATCAAGAGCAAGGCGCCCGGAGCCACCGTCATCGTCACCGGCATTTTCCCGCGCAACGACAATATGGCGGCCGTACCGGTGATCGACAGGATCAACGCAAATCTTGCGAGGATGGCCGATGGCACCAAAGTGCGCTATCTGAACGTCAACGACAAGCTCGCGGACAGCAACGGCGTGCTGAAGCCCGGCATGATGGGCGTCGACAAGCTCCATCCGGTGGAGCCGGCCTATCAGATCTGGGCCGACGCTCTGAAACCGATCTTCCAGGAGCTGTTAGGCCCTCCGGCGCAGGAGGACCTTGCTCCCCCGCCGACAGGGGACCCGAGCGCACATCGCTGA
- a CDS encoding DinB family protein, whose protein sequence is MTTHTHSPKRETAHWTTRAGALADRLERGARALADLVRPLSDAQWQSYLPGDGRTIGVVVHHVASVYPLEIELALKLAGGQAITGVTMVDVDAMNARHAAEHSAVTKAAALDLLERNSAKAAASIRTLSDEDLAQAAPVSLYADAPLTCQFLLEDHAVRHSYHHLAGITRRLQGIR, encoded by the coding sequence ATGACCACACACACGCATAGCCCCAAACGCGAGACGGCACACTGGACCACCCGTGCCGGCGCCCTCGCCGACCGGTTGGAACGGGGCGCTCGAGCCCTCGCTGACCTCGTGCGCCCTCTGTCTGACGCACAGTGGCAGTCCTACTTGCCAGGCGATGGGCGCACCATCGGCGTGGTCGTACACCACGTAGCGAGCGTGTACCCGCTGGAGATCGAACTGGCCCTCAAGTTGGCCGGTGGTCAGGCCATAACCGGCGTAACCATGGTCGATGTGGACGCAATGAATGCCAGGCACGCCGCGGAACACAGCGCCGTCACGAAGGCAGCCGCGCTGGACCTTCTGGAGCGCAACAGCGCGAAGGCCGCGGCATCCATTCGCACCCTCAGTGACGAGGATCTGGCTCAGGCCGCTCCCGTGTCGTTGTACGCCGACGCGCCGCTCACGTGCCAGTTCCTGCTGGAGGACCACGCCGTCCGGCATAGCTACCATCACCTCGCTGGGATCACCCGGCGGTTGCAGGGTATTCGCTAG
- a CDS encoding amidohydrolase family protein: protein MRPVVLVIAAVSLCGQSPNGRAESPRLLAPIRHEVFDGHLHFFDFVQETPGMDALFKAMDNAGVTDAVISGMPLVKTWDEGDARRPTYYMENDSRAYWYSATDFLLARAILELPSDKQSRLHPFICGFNSADRNGVDHVERMLALYPGFWQGIGEVFLRHDDLTALTYGETPRATSKAFGRLLELAAKHDLPVLVHSNIGPSWRQMPDYLDEIESAIRRYPDTRLIWAHAGISRRIVIADHTAILRRLLGQYPNLSIDLSWVIFEQEIAPGGTLDRAWVNLIEEYSGRFMIGSDTSDFSERYKSIVQRSYVLLDALKPETARKVARDNLLSLLPGSRSVAKGAR, encoded by the coding sequence ATGCGCCCGGTTGTACTGGTGATTGCCGCGGTGAGCCTCTGCGGCCAATCCCCTAACGGCCGGGCCGAATCGCCCAGGCTCCTTGCGCCCATCAGGCACGAGGTCTTTGACGGGCACCTCCATTTCTTCGACTTTGTCCAGGAGACCCCAGGAATGGACGCCTTGTTCAAAGCGATGGACAACGCCGGAGTGACGGACGCCGTCATTTCGGGCATGCCTCTAGTGAAGACGTGGGACGAGGGGGACGCGAGGCGGCCCACTTACTATATGGAGAATGACTCCCGAGCCTATTGGTACAGTGCAACCGACTTCCTGCTCGCGCGAGCCATCCTGGAGCTGCCAAGCGACAAGCAATCTCGCTTGCACCCGTTCATCTGCGGCTTCAATAGCGCGGATCGAAATGGAGTAGATCACGTCGAGCGTATGTTGGCGCTCTACCCAGGTTTCTGGCAAGGAATCGGCGAGGTGTTCCTGCGACATGACGATCTCACCGCACTAACATACGGCGAGACTCCGCGAGCCACTTCGAAGGCGTTTGGCCGCTTGTTGGAGTTGGCTGCAAAGCATGATCTGCCGGTGCTGGTGCACAGCAACATCGGACCGAGCTGGCGGCAGATGCCCGACTATCTCGATGAGATCGAGTCCGCAATCCGTCGATATCCAGACACCCGCCTGATCTGGGCTCACGCGGGCATCAGCCGGCGCATCGTGATCGCAGACCATACGGCCATACTACGACGCCTGCTGGGGCAATACCCCAACCTAAGCATCGACCTTTCGTGGGTGATCTTCGAGCAGGAGATTGCCCCTGGCGGGACGCTGGATCGCGCATGGGTGAATCTGATTGAAGAGTACTCGGGACGGTTCATGATCGGTTCGGACACCAGCGACTTCTCTGAGCGGTACAAGTCGATCGTTCAACGGTCCTACGTATTGCTCGATGCTCTGAAGCCGGAGACCGCCCGGAAGGTGGCCCGCGATAACCTCCTATCTTTGCTCCCTGGAAGCCGCTCAGTGGCCAAAGGTGCGCGATGA
- a CDS encoding arabinofuranosidase catalytic domain-containing protein — MKMRIVAVLMPALAMTLAGAAPSRPKGPCDIYGAAGTPCVAAHSTTRALYAAYTGPLYQVKRPSDGKTLDIGIVQPAASPVPDPGGFADAAAQETFCANTLCVINRIYDQSGKGNHLLQSPPGPLFPGPAKGGFDTQPIADMAPITISGHKAYGVYIMPGMGFRNNDARDLAINDEPEGIYYVIDGTHYDSGCCFDYGNSSTNGRAVGTGTMETTYFGTATAWGSGAGPGPWIMADLEAGLFSGYNAKQNAGDPTIDSWRFVTAVVDGGGGNKWDLRGGNAQKGGLTTFYSGIRPGSLTNNRYYPMHKQGAILLGIGGDNGNGSAGTFYEGVMTTGYPTEATTDAVQANIVAARYDVQRVGLSRVTTFTPGSTQNVTATFTNTTGAPATGVKLSLAVPAGWTAQVSGSASKTFDTPVEPGASVSAAFQVTSPSKTGAGFLAAKAEWTTPPAGRKQFDTMPARLRNVLPVKINEVRLGTTTNMTDQFIELYNAGSSAADLSNWTLVGTQSQWAPVKLATIPAGTKLARGAYYLLGLSSSGLAAPANSGAMTINVRSITGFAPGEKIDIDGETRTIANMGTAAAPLTKVFEPVSTGPWLTVPAGSTNLPVTNAAGFAVGEKLRIDIGGNYELATVTAVGKAATQTTLAAESAAGATNIKVAASADMTPGDMLTIGTGRRKETATVKSVGSSGASGTGIDLAAPLKFDHMSGVDVSDVGTGISFTPATRFPHVSGDAVQALGSGLTLDHPLARSHEYGAAVGNVQAATLGYQGPPAPNQWFGGTLSARAGSIALLDAGGAVVDAMVYGSQQSSSSGNGTITSPELATLEGDQGKGGCIVVVPAPAGGASRSHGRFPDGFDADSNCTDFQIQAAASSPLGASPGAANIKAGNVTGFGPDQKILMDTGAKR, encoded by the coding sequence ATGAAAATGAGAATCGTTGCTGTACTGATGCCCGCGCTGGCCATGACGCTGGCTGGGGCGGCTCCGTCGCGGCCGAAGGGTCCCTGCGACATCTATGGCGCCGCGGGCACCCCTTGCGTGGCCGCGCACAGCACCACGCGTGCGCTGTACGCCGCCTACACAGGCCCGCTTTACCAGGTGAAACGCCCATCGGACGGCAAGACGCTGGACATCGGCATCGTCCAGCCTGCGGCATCGCCAGTACCGGATCCAGGAGGATTCGCCGACGCGGCCGCTCAAGAGACCTTCTGCGCCAATACCCTCTGCGTCATCAACCGGATCTATGACCAGTCCGGCAAAGGCAACCACCTGCTGCAGTCGCCTCCGGGCCCCCTGTTTCCAGGCCCGGCGAAGGGCGGCTTCGATACCCAGCCGATCGCGGACATGGCGCCGATCACCATCAGCGGCCACAAGGCATACGGCGTCTACATCATGCCGGGCATGGGCTTCCGCAACAACGATGCCAGGGACCTTGCCATCAACGACGAGCCGGAGGGTATCTACTACGTCATCGACGGCACACACTACGACAGTGGGTGCTGTTTCGATTACGGCAACTCCTCCACGAACGGCCGCGCCGTGGGCACCGGCACCATGGAGACCACCTACTTCGGTACCGCCACCGCCTGGGGCAGCGGCGCCGGTCCCGGTCCCTGGATCATGGCCGACCTGGAGGCCGGCCTGTTCTCCGGCTACAACGCCAAGCAGAATGCCGGCGATCCGACCATCGATTCGTGGCGGTTCGTGACGGCCGTTGTCGACGGTGGCGGCGGCAACAAGTGGGATCTCCGCGGCGGCAACGCGCAGAAGGGTGGATTGACGACCTTCTACAGCGGAATCCGCCCTGGCTCTCTGACCAACAACCGCTATTACCCGATGCACAAGCAAGGGGCCATCCTGCTGGGCATCGGCGGCGACAACGGTAACGGCTCGGCCGGCACCTTCTATGAGGGCGTGATGACCACCGGATATCCGACAGAAGCCACCACGGATGCGGTGCAGGCCAACATCGTGGCGGCCAGGTACGACGTTCAAAGGGTGGGCCTGTCACGGGTGACGACGTTTACGCCGGGATCGACACAGAACGTCACCGCGACGTTCACCAACACGACGGGGGCGCCCGCGACCGGCGTCAAGCTGAGCCTTGCCGTCCCGGCGGGGTGGACCGCCCAGGTTTCCGGCAGCGCTTCGAAGACATTCGACACTCCGGTGGAGCCGGGCGCCAGCGTCAGTGCTGCGTTCCAGGTCACCTCGCCGTCGAAGACTGGCGCCGGCTTCCTCGCCGCCAAGGCTGAGTGGACAACTCCGCCCGCCGGCCGGAAGCAATTCGACACGATGCCCGCAAGACTGCGGAATGTTCTGCCGGTGAAGATCAACGAGGTGCGCCTAGGCACCACCACCAATATGACCGACCAGTTCATCGAGCTCTATAACGCCGGCTCCAGTGCTGCCGATCTCTCCAACTGGACCCTGGTGGGCACGCAGAGCCAGTGGGCGCCCGTCAAGCTGGCGACCATCCCGGCCGGCACGAAGCTCGCGAGGGGGGCCTACTATCTTCTCGGCCTGTCCAGCTCTGGACTGGCCGCACCCGCCAATTCGGGCGCGATGACGATCAACGTGAGGAGCATCACCGGCTTCGCGCCGGGCGAGAAGATCGACATCGACGGCGAAACCCGCACGATCGCCAATATGGGGACAGCAGCCGCGCCACTGACGAAGGTGTTCGAGCCCGTATCCACCGGGCCGTGGCTCACGGTACCGGCCGGATCCACAAACCTGCCCGTGACGAACGCGGCCGGCTTCGCCGTGGGGGAGAAGCTGCGCATCGACATCGGAGGCAACTACGAACTGGCTACGGTCACCGCCGTTGGCAAGGCGGCCACGCAAACAACGCTGGCGGCCGAGTCGGCCGCGGGCGCCACCAACATCAAGGTGGCTGCCAGCGCCGACATGACACCCGGCGACATGCTGACGATCGGCACCGGAAGGCGCAAGGAGACGGCCACCGTGAAGAGTGTCGGCTCCAGCGGAGCAAGCGGAACCGGCATCGACCTAGCCGCCCCGCTCAAGTTCGACCACATGTCCGGCGTTGACGTCTCTGACGTGGGGACGGGCATCAGCTTCACGCCGGCTACCAGGTTCCCGCATGTCAGCGGCGACGCCGTCCAAGCGCTGGGCAGCGGCCTGACTCTCGACCACCCGCTGGCCAGGAGTCATGAGTACGGTGCGGCCGTAGGGAACGTCCAGGCCGCGACGTTGGGCTACCAGGGGCCGCCGGCGCCCAATCAATGGTTCGGAGGCACCCTCTCTGCCAGAGCCGGTTCCATCGCCCTGCTGGATGCCGGCGGCGCTGTGGTCGACGCCATGGTCTACGGATCTCAACAGAGCAGTTCCAGCGGCAACGGGACCATCACGAGTCCAGAACTTGCCACGCTCGAGGGGGACCAGGGCAAGGGTGGTTGCATCGTGGTGGTGCCGGCCCCGGCCGGTGGAGCGAGCCGTAGCCATGGTCGGTTCCCGGACGGTTTCGACGCCGACAGCAACTGTACCGATTTCCAAATCCAGGCCGCCGCATCTTCACCGTTGGGCGCGTCCCCCGGTGCGGCCAACATCAAGGCCGGCAACGTGACCGGCTTTGGCCCGGACCAGAAGATCCTGATGGATACAGGGGCGAAACGGTGA